The Pirellulales bacterium genomic interval ACACCAGCACGCTCATGCAGCGGGCGACCATCTTCACGCAATACGTCACCGAACATAGCGCCGAAGGCGACCCGCTGGTGGTCAAAGCTAGAGCGGCGGCGCTCGCGGACCTGGAAAAAGTGATCGGCAAAGATCCGAAGGCGGGTGCGGCCGATCTGATGATCGCCAAATTGCAGCAAATTCGCGGCGGCGACCACGATCGGGCCCTCAAGGCCGCGGAAAAGGCCGTTGAATTGACCAAAGACGATGCCAATCTTCAGGCCGCGGCCCTCGTGATCCGCGGCAATCTCGAGGCCGACGCGAAAAAGAAGGAAGCCGACTACGACGCGGCCATCAAGCTCACGCCTTCGGATCCCGATGCCCTTTGGAGCCGAGCTGTTTTCCTCGGCGATGCGAAGAAATATGAAGCGGCCCTAGCGGATGTCGACACACTACTGAAAATCGGCACCCAGGCCAAGCGGCCGCAGTTGCACATCGCGCGCGGCGCGCTATTGTTCGAACTGAAGCGCAACGACGAGGCCATGCACAGCTTCGATCAGGCGATTCGCTTGGAACCGGGCTCGGCGGATCCGTACGTGCAGCGGGCAAGGATTCGCGCCGAATTGAAAGACAACAAGGGGGCCATCGAAGACCTCAACACCGCCTTGCAACTCGAGCCCGACAACCTCTGGGCTCTGCTTACTCGGGCCCGTGTCTATCAAGAATCGGGCGACCTGAAGCACGCCAAAGAGGATATCGATTCCGCGCTCAAGAATCGGCCCGGCGACGTCGAGGCCCTCGAGCTTCGCGCCGCTCTTTTCGCCAAGGAAAAGAAATATGGCGACGCCATCAAAGACCTCGAAGAGCTGACCAAGATCGCGCCGAACAATCCGGAACTGAACTTGCAGCTCGGGCTGTTCTACATGGCCGACAAGCAATCGCATAAAGCGATCGAGAAGTTCAACATCGCCTTGGCGGCCGATAGCAAAAACGAAACCACCTACGCCGAACGCGGCAGCGCCTATCTCAACCTCGGCAAACATGCCGAAGCGATCCACGACTACGAGCAGGCGCTCAAGCTCAAGCCCGACGATTCGGAATTGCAGAACAATTTCGCCTGGGTGCTTTGCACGTCGCCCGACGCAAAGCTTCGCGATGGCAAGCGCGCGGTCGAACTGGCCAAGCAGGCCGCCGAAGCGAGCGAATACAAAGAAGCCTATATTCTCAGCACGCTCGCCGCGGCCTATGCCGAGACGGGCGATTTCGACACGGCCATCAAATGGTCGACGAAAGCGGTGGAAGTCGGCGATCCGAAGGATAAGGAAGAGCTCGAACAGGAGCTCAACAGCTACAAGAACAAGAAGCCGTGGCGCGAACAGCACGATGAAGACGCTGAAAACGCCAAGCTAAAAGAGGGCAAGGCCCCGGCGAACGCGGACGCAAACACCGCCCAAAAGCCCGAAGCGCCGGCCGCCGACACGCAAACAAAATAGCCCTTTTGCCACACTGGCCGCGAGCCACTGGCCGCGAAACACCGGCCGCGAAACACCGGCCGCCAAGCGGCGCGAGGCCGGCGCGCAGTTGGAGTTCACGCTGCCGCGTGCCGCTCGGCCAGAGCGGCCCCCGACTCGCCAGAATTTCGATGACCCAATCGGGTCAGGAATCCTTCGCTTTGCGCGGTTCCCGAATTCAAAACTTCTCCCAGCCCATGTGGAGGAAGAAGTTCGTCAGCCAGGGATAGGTCCACGGATTCCAGATCGGGTAGCTGGCCGAGACGACGGAGATCGCCAGCAGAACATAGCCGAGGCCGCGGCGCCAGCGCTGTGCCGAAAGCCAGTCGGCTGCCGGCAGCACGGCCAGCAGCCATAGCGGCGCAAACCAAAACACCCAGCGGAAGCCGCTCGTCATGCCGCCGTAGTTGCGATCCAAGGGCCTGACGAAACAAATATAAAACGTCACGCACACCACCGACACGACTCCGATCAACAGCGCCAAATCGCGCAGCCCGTAGCGCCGCCCCAAGAGCCAAATGCCCGGGAGCGCCAGCAGCCACACGGGCGTGAGCGAAAAGATGCCGTGATGCCCGATGAGCACGTTGAAGGCATACCACGGCACTGACGGCTGCCCCTTGTCGATGCCGGCGGGGTTCTTCCAATAACTGTCGATCACGCGACCGTCACTTTTGCGCATGTATTGAAAGTCGTACCAATTGTCGGCCGGATTGGTCGCGCTGCGGTGCATGTAAGGGGGCCGCAGGCTGTCGTGGGCGATATAGTTGGTGCCGAAAAAAGCCGCCGCGACCACCAGTGCCGCCGGAACATATCCGACGAGCGTTTGCCGCGGCGCCTTCCACACGAGCGCCAGCGAGAGCAGCCCAAACAGCGACAGCGCCGGCAATTCGTCAGTCGCCGTGAGCGCGGCAAATAGGCCGGCCAGAATGAAATAGCGTAGCTCGCGCCGCCCGCCGTACCAAATCCGCATGGCGGCATAGATGGCGACCATGGTCGTGACGGCGGCGGTGACGTGGTTATTGAGCACGACCGCGAACGTGGTCAGAAATGTTCCCAGCACCGCGGCCGCCATCACATAGATCCGCCCCCAATCGGTGCGCCCCCAACGCTCGATCAACCGCGACAACAGCCAAAACAAAATCCACAGCGGAACGACGTTGATCGTGATCAACATGGCCCGGCCGATTTCATAGGGATGCTGGCCGAGCGATGCGCCGCTGATGTGATAGATCAGCCAATATTCGCCCGCCAAAAGCGTAGCCAGGAGCGGCGGCTTGCTGGAATAGAGATGCGGCTTGCCGTCGCGGCCCGGGTGCTCGACCATGTCGATCGTGTCCCAACTCGGCTGCGAGACAATGTCGTCGATGGCGTAGGTGCCGTGTTCGACCAAGGCGCGGATCGTGTCCCAGCGGCTGCGGTCGTTGGCGCTCAGAAACGGCCGCTGCAAGACGCTTTTGGCTCGGGCTTCCTGTTGCCACTTTTGCAATTCGGCGGCGTCGGGCGGATGTCCGGCGGCCTTCGCGTCGGCGATGCGTTGAGCGACCGCCCGGCCAACGATCTCGTTTTCTTGCCCGATCTTGTCGACCGAATTGACCGCAAAAATTCGTCCGATCATCGCCCCGATCGAGAGCGCGATCAATATTCCATAGATGCCGCGGCGCAGCGCCGCCTGCGGATCAAGAGCGCGGGGAGCGGCCGGGGAATCGAGCGGGCGTGCGATGTTGCGGCGAGGATCGGTCATCGACAGTTCGAGACGGGACGGCGGACGGTTGATTGATTGATTGACGGCGC includes:
- a CDS encoding tetratricopeptide repeat protein, yielding MKRLLTLSLMIAAIGSFSPRAFAAGNDGQADLDKATEKKLSAISIEDLSDVIALCETAMKKGLDTSNTQFADDLYTSTLMQRATIFTQYVTEHSAEGDPLVVKARAAALADLEKVIGKDPKAGAADLMIAKLQQIRGGDHDRALKAAEKAVELTKDDANLQAAALVIRGNLEADAKKKEADYDAAIKLTPSDPDALWSRAVFLGDAKKYEAALADVDTLLKIGTQAKRPQLHIARGALLFELKRNDEAMHSFDQAIRLEPGSADPYVQRARIRAELKDNKGAIEDLNTALQLEPDNLWALLTRARVYQESGDLKHAKEDIDSALKNRPGDVEALELRAALFAKEKKYGDAIKDLEELTKIAPNNPELNLQLGLFYMADKQSHKAIEKFNIALAADSKNETTYAERGSAYLNLGKHAEAIHDYEQALKLKPDDSELQNNFAWVLCTSPDAKLRDGKRAVELAKQAAEASEYKEAYILSTLAAAYAETGDFDTAIKWSTKAVEVGDPKDKEELEQELNSYKNKKPWREQHDEDAENAKLKEGKAPANADANTAQKPEAPAADTQTK